GGTGGGTGGGGCTGTCCCACCCTATTGCGCAGGACGCCGATGCCCGATACCTCCAACTCCACCACGTCCCCAGGCTGGAGGAGACGGCCCAGCTCCAGGCCGCATCCCTTGCCCACCGTCCCAGAGCCTATGAGGTCCCCTGGGTGCACCGCCTCGTCCTGGGAGATGTAGGCCACCAGCTCCTCTGGCCGCCACATGATGGTTCCTGAATTGCCCTGGGACCACAGCTCGCCATTGACCCTGGCCACCATCTCCAGGTTCAGCAGGTCTAGCTCGTCCACGGTGGTCATCCAGGGCCCTAGGGCGGTGGCGAAGTCCTTGCCCTTGGCCGGTCCCAGCAGCCCGGCCATCTCCTCCCGCTGCAGGTCTCGGGCGCTGAAGTCGTTAAGGATGGTGACGGCGAAGATGTGCTCCTTGGCCTCGTCCGGGGTGAGGTCTTTGCCCCCCTTGCCGATGATGAACCCCAGCTCCAGCTCGAAGTCCATCTCCTGGGCGCGGGAAGGCCAGGGGACCTCCGCCTCGTGGCCTATGAGGGTGGTGGGGTTCCCTTTGTAATAGATGGGGAGGCGGTAGTAGACATCGGGCACTGGGCCCCAGCGGCCGATGGTGTTGCGCAGGTGCTCCTCGAAGGCCAGGCAGTCCCGCATCACCGGCGGGTCGACGGGTGGCAGCCAGTGTTGCCCCTGGAGGGGAAGGGCGGCATCGGCGTAGGGGCCGGCTAGCAAGCGCTCTACCGCCTCCAGGAAGGGCTCCCCCAGGGCGAGGGCGGCGGCCATACTGCCGGGGAAAAGAGCCCTAGCCAGGCGCCGGGCCGCCTCTGGGGAGGCGCCGCGTCTTTCCAAACGCAGGCGTTCGGCCCGCGCCAGGTCCACCACCAGCCCCTCCTCAGGGAGGACAGCGACAAGACGCGCCTCGTAGCCGTCGGGTCCTGCCAGCAGGATGCGTCCTAACTTCATGTCCTCCCTCCTCTTGGCTTTATTATACGGGCCCGTGCCACCAACCCCTTGGTGGTGGAGAGAGCCCAGGCCAACATGGAGACCAGATGGCCTGGGTTTTGGGCTTCGATGTAAGCTTCTCGCGTCTGGATAGGGGGTGGTGGTCCCAGCTCCCCTCTTGGGGGCCCCTGGGCCCGCCAAGGGTGCTGGTCCAGAACCTGTGGCCCGGGGGATGGGCCGCATCTGATGTTCTGCAGGCGGTGGCGGAGGCCAACTTGCGCGATGCCCGCCTGGCCGGCATGATTACCGCTGCTTATCTGGTGGCCTCTCCCTGGTATGGGGCTGACCTGGCCTTGCGAGAGGCCCGCCGCAGAGCAGGCCACGAATGGCGACATCTCTCAGCTCTCTTTGTGGACGTGGAGACATTGGAGTGGCAAGGCCGGACATATTTCCCATCCCAGGACCAGACCTGGGAGATGTTGGAGGCCTGCGCTGCCACTGGCCTGCCCGTGGGCCTATATACGGGCCGTTGGTTCTGGGTCGGCTACTATGGCGACGATGCCCGTCCCTGGTGGCGTCATTGGCCCCTGTGGAACGCTCTTTACACGCCGGAGCCCCGGACAGGCGATCCGGGTTATGGGCCTTGGCGCTCTCAAGATGTGGTGGGCGTCCAGTTCCAGGGCGGCGTTAACATGGCCGGGGTGGAGGTGGACGTGAACGTGTTCAGGGAAGATTTCTTCCGCGGGGCAAGTAAAGTGCGTGTGCCTTGGCGTTCCCACCAAGGGGTGGAGGAGAAGGAGGTGGGCCTGGAGGAAGCGGTGATGGGCATGGTGCGGGGAGAGGTGCCGCTGCCCTTAGACTGGGGACAGAAGGTGCCCCTCTGGCTGAATGGCACCCCCTGGGTGGAGGGAGACCAGGTGGAGGAGGCCGCGCGCCCCACTGTCCAGGAGGTGTTAGAGGCAGCCTTCTGGTTCCTGCGCCGGGAGCGACCCCGCCTCATACGTCACCTGGAGTCCCTGCAGGGGAGGGATGAGGATGTCCATGGCCACTCGTCTGGCCCTTAAGAGGCTCCTTAAAGGGGCTTTGGCAGCGGCGGTGGCCGCTGCCGTGGCCTACCTCCTGGAACACCAGGCCGAGCTCTCGGAGCTGGTGCCGGTGGCCCTGGTGCCGCTTATCACAGGCCTCCTCTTGGCCCTGGAGAAGTGGCTGAAGGAGCTGGGCGCTAACAGGGAGCCCTGAGGGCAGCGAGCCCCTCTTCACTGGAGCGTCTACGGCCCCCAAAAGAGGCAGCGGCACAAATAAAGTTGGCGGCCCCGACGGGACTCGAACCCGCGATCTCCTCCTTGACAAGGAGGCATGTTGGCCGCTACACCACGGGGCCGCTTGGCCATTTACCATTGTCGTGGTCATGGGTTGGCAAGTCAATATCCCTTGGCCCCGCCCTGGGCTATAATGCCAGGGGGAAGGCCATGGCCCGAAGGAAGCGGCGAAGGATGAGACCTCTCCCCCCCAGGAGGGAGACGGGCGCCTCGGTCGCTACTGCACCGGCCGAGGAGAAGACGCAAGCTGTCCCCACCAGGCGGCGTCGTCCCTTCCGCGATTGTAGCCACGTGCCTGGGGAGATGGCTCAAGTGGCCATCCTCTCGGCGGTGATATTGGCGGGCCTGGTGGTGGCGAGGGTTATCCTGCGCTAGGAGGGCAAGAGGCGCCCCCGCGCCCTAGCCAGCTCCAGCAGCTCTTGGACGGGCTCCTCGGGCAAGGGTATGTCGCCAGGCTCCCGCTGCTGGGGCCCTCCCAGGCCATGGTAATCGCTCCCTCCCAGGGGTAAGAGTCCGAAGCGGCGGGCCCAGCCTAGCAGCGTCTCTATCTCCTCAGGCCCGTAGTCCTGATAGTACACCTCCATGCCCGTAAGCCCCGCCTCCTTTAAGGGGGGCAGGAGGCTGTCCAGCTGATCCATAAGCTCCCGAGGGTGGGCGAGGACGGTGAGCCCTCCAAACCTTTGCAGCAGCTGGACCACCTCCACAGGGGTGAGCTTTTCCCTCTCTACGTAGGCTGGCCCACGCCGGCCGATGTAGCGCTCGAAGGCCTCGTTGACGCTCTGGACATACCCTGCCTCCACCATGGCCCGGGCGATGTGGGGCCTGCCCACCGCTCCATCGCCGGCGATCTGCAACACCCTCTCCCATGATACGGGCATGCCGAGCTCCGCCAACTTGTCCACCATACGGCGGGCGCGGGTGACGCGGGAGTCGCGCAGGCGGGCCAGCTCCCGCTGAAAAGCCACGTCCTGCCAGTCCATGAAATAGCCCAGGATGTGGACCTCGTTGCCCGGCACATCGGTGCTCATCTCCACGCCTGGGATGAGCAGAAGGTCGGGATAAAAGCGGGAGGCAGCCAAGGCCTCTGGGAGGCCGTCGGTGGTGTCGTGGTCGGTGAGGGCCAGGATCCGCACTCCCCGGCGATAGGCCAAGTCCACGAGCTCCCTGGGGGTGAGGACGCCATCGGAGTAGGTGCTGTGGGTGTGAAGGTCAGCACGGCTGGGCATCACTCCACCTCACAGTCCAGGCGCCGAATGGAGAGGGCGCGGCCAGTGGCGTCTTCCACCTCCACCAGCACGGCGTTGAAGATGGCGGGCCCCTTCTCCTGGGGCGAGAAGCGGGTGGGGAGTTGGGTGAGGAACCGCTCTATGACGGCCTCTGTCTCCATGCCGATGACGCTATCGCGGGCCCCTGTCATCCCCACGTCCGAGACATAAGCGGTGCCTTTGGGGAGGATGCGGGCGT
The Dehalococcoidia bacterium genome window above contains:
- a CDS encoding fumarylacetoacetate hydrolase family protein; this translates as MKLGRILLAGPDGYEARLVAVLPEEGLVVDLARAERLRLERRGASPEAARRLARALFPGSMAAALALGEPFLEAVERLLAGPYADAALPLQGQHWLPPVDPPVMRDCLAFEEHLRNTIGRWGPVPDVYYRLPIYYKGNPTTLIGHEAEVPWPSRAQEMDFELELGFIIGKGGKDLTPDEAKEHIFAVTILNDFSARDLQREEMAGLLGPAKGKDFATALGPWMTTVDELDLLNLEMVARVNGELWSQGNSGTIMWRPEELVAYISQDEAVHPGDLIGSGTVGKGCGLELGRLLQPGDVVELEVSGIGVLRNRVGQPHPPRWQPPPRPRPG
- a CDS encoding PHP domain-containing protein — its product is MPSRADLHTHSTYSDGVLTPRELVDLAYRRGVRILALTDHDTTDGLPEALAASRFYPDLLLIPGVEMSTDVPGNEVHILGYFMDWQDVAFQRELARLRDSRVTRARRMVDKLAELGMPVSWERVLQIAGDGAVGRPHIARAMVEAGYVQSVNEAFERYIGRRGPAYVEREKLTPVEVVQLLQRFGGLTVLAHPRELMDQLDSLLPPLKEAGLTGMEVYYQDYGPEEIETLLGWARRFGLLPLGGSDYHGLGGPQQREPGDIPLPEEPVQELLELARARGRLLPS